One genomic segment of Sphaerodactylus townsendi isolate TG3544 linkage group LG07, MPM_Stown_v2.3, whole genome shotgun sequence includes these proteins:
- the LG07H12orf57 gene encoding protein C10 — MSSLQRPVATSTQAQPVSLSAEQAKVVLAEVIKAFGAPENAQRLEEARENAGNDMGKMLQFLLPVATQIQQDVIKAYGFSNDGEGVLKFARLIKSYESQDLEIASMSGKLKSMFLPPMMLPPHGTGAGALATS, encoded by the exons ATGTCCAGTCTCCAGCGGCCTGTGGCCACTTCCACCCAGGCCCAGCCCGTCTCCTTGAGCGCGGAGCAAGCCAAAG TGGTCCTGGCGGAAGTGATCAAGGCATTTGGAGCACCGGAGAATGCCCAGCGCCTTGAAGAGGCGAGGGAGAATGCTGGCAATGACATGGGCAAAATGTTACAGTTCCTGCTGCCCGTGGCCACGCAGATCCAACAGGATGTGATCAAAGCCTACGGCTTCAGTAACGATGGGGAAG gAGTTCTCAAATTTGCCCGCTTGATAAAGTCTTACGAATCTCAGGACCTTGAGATCGCCAGCATGTCTGGGAAGCTGAAATCCATGTTCCTGCCTCCAATGATGCTGCCTCCCCATGGAACTGGAGCAGGGGCTCTAGCTACGTCCTGA